One genomic window of Motacilla alba alba isolate MOTALB_02 chromosome 1, Motacilla_alba_V1.0_pri, whole genome shotgun sequence includes the following:
- the UCP3 gene encoding mitochondrial uncoupling protein 3 has product MVGLKPPEVPPTAAMKFVSAGMAGCVADLCTFPLDTAKVRLQIQGEVRIPRTVSSVEYRGVLGTLSTMVRTEGARSLYNGLAAGLQRQMSFASIRIGLYDSVKQLYTPKGAENTGMATRLLAGCTTGAVAVACAQPTDVVKVRFQASGAPWDSARRYSGTVDAYRTIAREEGVRGLWRGTLPNIARNAIINCGELVTYDLLKDALLRTQLMTDNVPCHFVAAFGAGFCATVVASPVDVVKTRYMNASPGQYRNALSCLLALLMQDGPAGLYKGFVPSFLRLGSWNVVMFVSYEQLQRVMVLARPALA; this is encoded by the exons ATGGTGGGTCTGAAGCCCCCCGAGGTGCCCCCCACGGCCGCCATGAAGTTCGTCAGCGCGGGGATGGCCGGCTGCGTCGCTGACCTGTGCACCTTCCCCCTGGACACCGCCAAGGTGCGCCTGCAG ATCCAGGGCGAGGTGAGGATCCCCCGCACCGTCAGCTCCGTGGAGTACCGGGGCGTTTTGGGCACGCTGAGCACCATGGTGAGGACGGAGGGAGCCCGCAGCCTCTACAACGGGCTGGCAGCCGGGCTGCAGCGCCAGATGAGCTTCGCCTCCATCCGCATCGGCCTCTACGACTCCGTGAAGCAGCTCTACACCCCCAAGGGCGCCGAGA ACACAGGCATGGCCACGCGGCTCCTGGCCGGCTGCACCACGGGCGCCGTGGCCGTGGCCTGCGCCCAGCCCACCGACGTGGTCAAGGTCCGGTTCCAGGCCAGCGGGGCCCCGTGGGACAGCGCCCGGCGGTACAGCGGCACTGTGGATGCCTACCGCACCATCGCCAGGGAGGAGGGCGTCCGCGGGCTCTGGAGAG GGACGCTGCCCAACATCGCCCGCAATGCCATCATCAACTGCGGCGAGCTCGTCACCTACGACCTCCTCAAGGACGCGCTGCTGCGGACACAGCTCATGACAG ACAACGTCCCGTGCCACTTCGTGGCCGCCTTCGGCGCCGGCTTCTGTGCCACGGTGGTGGCGTCCCCGGTGGACGTGGTGAAGACGCGGTACATGAACGCCAGCCCCGGGCAGTACCGCAACGCCCTGAGCtgcctcctggccctgctgatGCAGGACGGCCCCGCCGGCCTCTACAAGGG CTTCGTCCCGTCCTTCCTGCGGCTGGGCTCCTGGAACGTGGTGATGTTTGTGTCCTACGAGCAGCTGCAACGCGTCATGGTGCTGGCACGGCCGGCCCTGGCCTGA